A stretch of Caenibius tardaugens NBRC 16725 DNA encodes these proteins:
- a CDS encoding alkaline phosphatase D family protein, whose product MKRRIGALALFAFTLAPQAGVAQTTAVAPAVEKLDGFTHGPQLGNVSTTSIRVWARTRAPATFRVVYSTSPDLANPQRSAPVTTNWDHDATGWAQLTGLKPGTKYYYALELNGKLADTRVDGKINSFLTLPAAADYVDAKVNPKGLFNFAFEIGTGNNQSNRPLPPTYTRMLAELKDRIHFQIQNGDWLYEKGREQTEQEWAAANGITKLPKIANNAKGIAGVWNNYKIYLEGSQALADFYREVPLFVTLDDHEILNDVTGSGETGFRIDARGKPWQQDLNRDDLQHDVERAVFRDPAVAAWRDYVGWSNPDIGNQQPSVFGTAKIQAGTNVLTDPQADFTKLDPKKYSNLHVLWGFGNTGVYRIARVIDRHRVEIEPSFNVTEDVRYSIGSNLFSKFRVSNSDFFLLDTRSNRTLHDKANLANPKTSMLGATQKAWLIDELRKSDADFIFIVSSVNLAVPHDNGAWYGAGSGGASKDDGWTAQLHEREELLKVAEALGKPVFFLTGDLHKSFVARIAPGVYDVASGPHTSSNHRIGDAGGSPPAGWYKSGDRLVNVLWASNQYRNDSGGNGGQARGKGWPIYTIIRVNNAFNIPEQGGKDRWQAYPEPQVIFEFRDGYSGDLVFAHSVSTSDARATPRPVPAETVKALGGITQ is encoded by the coding sequence ATGAAGCGCCGTATCGGTGCGCTTGCCCTATTCGCTTTCACGCTGGCGCCGCAGGCAGGCGTGGCACAAACCACAGCGGTAGCGCCCGCCGTGGAGAAGCTCGACGGCTTCACCCATGGGCCCCAACTTGGTAATGTCAGCACGACATCCATCCGTGTCTGGGCGCGGACGCGCGCACCGGCGACCTTCCGCGTGGTCTATTCGACATCCCCCGATCTTGCGAACCCGCAGCGTTCTGCGCCAGTGACAACGAACTGGGATCACGATGCGACCGGCTGGGCGCAACTGACGGGCCTCAAGCCGGGCACCAAATACTACTATGCGCTGGAATTGAATGGAAAACTGGCCGACACCCGCGTCGATGGCAAAATCAACAGCTTCCTGACACTGCCCGCAGCGGCCGACTATGTCGACGCGAAGGTCAATCCGAAAGGCCTGTTCAACTTTGCCTTCGAGATCGGCACGGGCAACAACCAGAGCAACCGGCCACTGCCACCCACCTACACGCGCATGCTGGCCGAACTGAAAGATCGCATTCACTTCCAGATTCAGAATGGCGACTGGCTCTATGAAAAGGGTCGTGAACAGACCGAGCAGGAATGGGCCGCGGCCAACGGTATTACCAAACTGCCGAAGATAGCGAACAATGCCAAAGGCATTGCTGGCGTTTGGAACAACTACAAGATCTACCTTGAAGGGTCGCAGGCCTTGGCGGATTTCTACCGTGAGGTGCCGCTGTTTGTGACGCTCGACGATCACGAAATCCTCAATGACGTGACAGGTTCCGGCGAAACCGGCTTCCGGATCGACGCGCGGGGCAAGCCGTGGCAGCAGGATCTCAACCGGGATGATCTGCAGCATGACGTGGAACGGGCCGTTTTCCGCGATCCGGCCGTTGCCGCTTGGCGCGACTATGTCGGATGGAGCAATCCCGACATCGGCAATCAGCAACCTTCGGTATTCGGCACCGCGAAAATTCAGGCCGGCACGAATGTGCTCACCGATCCGCAGGCGGATTTCACGAAGCTCGATCCGAAGAAGTATTCGAACCTGCACGTGCTGTGGGGTTTCGGCAATACCGGTGTCTATCGCATAGCCCGCGTGATCGATCGCCACCGCGTGGAAATCGAACCGTCGTTCAACGTGACCGAAGATGTGCGCTATTCGATCGGCAGTAACCTGTTTTCGAAGTTCCGCGTTTCGAACTCCGACTTTTTCCTGCTCGATACGCGTTCGAACCGGACGCTGCATGACAAGGCCAATCTGGCGAACCCGAAAACCTCCATGCTCGGTGCGACGCAGAAAGCGTGGCTGATCGATGAACTGCGCAAGAGCGATGCGGACTTCATCTTCATCGTCTCCTCGGTCAACCTGGCCGTCCCGCATGATAACGGTGCCTGGTATGGTGCCGGTTCGGGTGGCGCATCGAAGGACGACGGCTGGACGGCGCAGCTCCACGAACGCGAGGAACTGCTGAAGGTTGCCGAAGCGCTCGGCAAACCCGTATTTTTCCTGACGGGCGATCTGCACAAGTCGTTCGTCGCGCGGATTGCGCCGGGCGTTTACGATGTCGCCAGCGGCCCCCACACCAGTAGCAACCACCGTATCGGCGATGCCGGGGGCTCACCGCCGGCCGGGTGGTACAAGTCGGGCGACCGGCTGGTGAACGTCCTCTGGGCCAGCAACCAGTATCGCAACGACAGCGGTGGCAACGGAGGTCAGGCGCGGGGCAAGGGCTGGCCGATCTACACGATCATCCGCGTCAACAACGCCTTCAACATCCCCGAACAGGGCGGCAAGGATCGCTGGCAGGCCTATCCCGAACCGCAGGTCATTTTCGAATTTCGTGATGGCTACAGTGGTGATCTTGTTTTTGCCCATTCGGTCTCGACCAGCGATGCACGGGCCACGCCCAGGCCCGTTCCGGCAGAGACCGTGAAGGCCCTGGGCGGGATAACTCAGTGA
- a CDS encoding hydrolase has translation MSIKATPTPAKSLLEPGNHALVLIDFQSQMAFATKSIAPELLRNNAALLANSAAGFDVPTILTTVAEKSFSGPMFSEITDAFPGQPMLDRTSMNTWEDPAVIAEVNRIGKDRLVFAGLWTSVCIVAPVLSALDQGYEVYVITDASGDISEEAHDRAVERMVQAGAIPMTALQYLLELQRDWARAATYDLTTGIARKWGGAYGLGITYARTMFDASEGGH, from the coding sequence ATGTCGATCAAAGCCACACCGACCCCTGCCAAATCCTTGCTGGAGCCGGGCAACCACGCGCTGGTACTCATCGATTTCCAGTCGCAAATGGCCTTCGCCACCAAATCGATCGCCCCCGAATTGCTGCGCAACAACGCGGCGTTGCTGGCCAACAGCGCTGCGGGCTTCGATGTCCCGACCATTCTGACGACCGTCGCCGAAAAGAGCTTCTCCGGCCCGATGTTCAGCGAAATCACCGATGCCTTCCCCGGTCAGCCAATGCTTGACCGCACCAGCATGAACACATGGGAAGACCCGGCAGTGATTGCGGAAGTAAACCGCATCGGCAAGGATCGCCTCGTCTTTGCGGGCCTGTGGACGTCGGTGTGCATTGTCGCTCCGGTGCTGTCTGCGCTCGATCAGGGCTACGAAGTCTATGTGATCACCGACGCCAGCGGCGATATCTCGGAAGAAGCGCATGACCGTGCGGTCGAACGCATGGTGCAAGCTGGCGCCATACCGATGACTGCCCTGCAGTATCTCCTCGAACTGCAGCGCGACTGGGCACGGGCCGCGACCTACGACCTGACCACCGGCATCGCCCGGAAATGGGGCGGCGCCTATGGTTTGGGCATTACTTACGCCCGGACGATGTTCGACGCATCGGAAGGCGGTCACTGA
- a CDS encoding DUF1427 family protein has protein sequence MKIYLIALGAGLLAGFVYSLLGVRSPAPPVVALIGLAGILLGEQIVPIAKRLSDRAELARYVRDNCAPQILGTPTPPAEHDS, from the coding sequence ATGAAAATCTATCTTATTGCATTGGGTGCCGGGCTACTGGCAGGCTTTGTCTATAGCCTGCTCGGCGTCCGATCCCCTGCCCCGCCGGTTGTCGCGCTCATCGGCCTGGCCGGGATTTTGCTGGGCGAACAGATCGTCCCCATCGCCAAAAGACTGTCCGACCGTGCCGAACTGGCCCGTTATGTTCGCGACAATTGCGCGCCGCAGATCCTGGGCACCCCCACCCCTCCTGCGGAGCATGATTCATGA
- a CDS encoding amidohydrolase, translating to MNPITRREALAGAATTALLTATESFAMSQSDLIIVNAKVTTLDRANPQAEAVAIRNGTFLHVGTEQDVRDAVSPGATVIDAKGRRLIPGLIDSHIHVIRGGLNYNMELRWDGVPSLADAMAMLKKQVANTPPPQWVRVVGGFAEHQFVEKRLPTLDEINAVAPDTPVFILHLYDRALLNAAALRVVGYTKDTPNPPGGEIVRDAAGNPTGLLLAQPNATILYATLAKGPKLPEEYQVNSTKHFMRELNSLGVTSVIDAGGGYQNYPDDYAIIEKLHQDGELTLRIAYNLFTQKPKEELKDFATWSTQVKPGDGDDTYRHNGAGEMLVYSAADFEDFRVERPDMPPTMESDLEPVVRLLAERRWPWRLHATYDQTISRALDVFEKVNRDIPLQGLNWFFDHAETISERNIDRIAALGGGIAVQHRMMYQGEYFIERYGARAAEAAPPIKRMMAAGLPVGAGTDATRVASYNPWVSLSWLVTSKTLGGTTLYPVRNRLDREMALRLWTEKNTWFSNEVGKKGQIKTGQLADLALLSDDYFSVAESEIVHLRAVLTILGGKVVHGEGDYGPIAPALPRAMPEWSPVATFGGYYRRPEGDAQKMASACGCASSCAVHGHDHAAALGQALPVADVQSFWGAFGCGCWAV from the coding sequence ATGAACCCAATCACCCGCCGCGAGGCGCTTGCGGGCGCTGCCACGACTGCCCTCCTCACTGCAACGGAAAGCTTTGCCATGTCCCAGTCCGATCTGATCATCGTCAATGCCAAGGTGACCACGCTCGACCGCGCCAATCCGCAGGCCGAAGCTGTTGCGATCCGCAACGGCACGTTCCTCCATGTCGGCACCGAACAGGATGTCCGCGATGCCGTCAGCCCCGGTGCGACTGTGATCGACGCCAAAGGGCGCCGTCTGATCCCCGGCCTGATCGACAGCCACATCCATGTCATTCGTGGCGGGCTCAACTATAATATGGAACTGCGCTGGGACGGCGTGCCAAGCCTTGCCGATGCCATGGCCATGCTCAAAAAGCAGGTCGCGAACACCCCCCCGCCGCAATGGGTGCGGGTGGTCGGTGGCTTTGCCGAGCATCAGTTCGTCGAGAAAAGGCTGCCGACGCTTGACGAAATCAATGCCGTCGCACCGGACACGCCCGTGTTCATCCTCCATCTTTATGATCGCGCCCTGCTCAACGCCGCGGCGCTGCGGGTCGTGGGCTATACCAAGGACACCCCAAACCCGCCGGGTGGTGAAATCGTTCGCGATGCAGCGGGCAATCCCACCGGGCTCCTGCTTGCCCAGCCCAATGCCACGATCCTCTACGCCACGCTCGCCAAGGGGCCGAAGCTGCCCGAAGAGTATCAGGTCAATTCGACGAAGCATTTCATGCGCGAACTGAATTCGCTGGGTGTGACCAGCGTGATCGATGCGGGCGGCGGCTATCAGAACTATCCTGATGACTATGCGATCATTGAAAAATTGCATCAGGATGGCGAACTGACCCTGCGCATCGCCTACAATCTCTTCACCCAGAAACCGAAGGAAGAGCTGAAGGATTTTGCCACCTGGTCCACGCAAGTGAAGCCCGGTGATGGCGACGACACCTATCGTCATAACGGTGCGGGCGAAATGCTGGTCTATTCCGCCGCCGATTTCGAAGATTTCCGCGTCGAACGGCCCGACATGCCGCCCACCATGGAAAGCGATCTCGAACCCGTGGTGCGCCTGCTTGCCGAGCGTCGCTGGCCATGGCGGCTTCATGCCACCTATGATCAAACGATCAGCCGCGCGCTCGACGTGTTCGAGAAGGTGAACCGGGACATCCCCCTGCAAGGCCTCAACTGGTTCTTCGACCACGCCGAAACCATCAGCGAACGCAACATCGACCGCATCGCCGCGCTGGGCGGCGGCATCGCGGTGCAACACCGCATGATGTATCAAGGCGAATATTTCATCGAACGCTATGGCGCCCGGGCCGCCGAAGCAGCCCCACCGATCAAGCGCATGATGGCGGCCGGCCTGCCGGTCGGCGCGGGCACCGATGCGACACGCGTCGCAAGCTATAACCCCTGGGTGTCGCTCTCGTGGCTCGTCACCAGCAAGACGCTCGGAGGCACGACGCTCTATCCGGTGCGCAACCGCCTCGACCGTGAAATGGCGCTGCGGTTGTGGACGGAAAAAAACACATGGTTTTCGAACGAAGTGGGCAAGAAAGGCCAGATCAAGACGGGCCAGCTCGCGGATCTCGCATTGCTGTCCGACGATTATTTCAGCGTCGCGGAAAGCGAGATCGTCCATTTGCGCGCTGTGCTCACCATCCTTGGTGGCAAAGTCGTACATGGCGAGGGCGATTACGGCCCCATCGCCCCCGCGCTGCCTCGGGCCATGCCCGAATGGTCGCCAGTGGCAACGTTCGGGGGTTATTATCGTCGGCCCGAAGGGGACGCACAGAAGATGGCCTCGGCTTGCGGCTGCGCCTCATCCTGCGCGGTGCATGGTCACGATCATGCCGCTGCGCTGGGGCAGGCATTGCCCGTTGCCGATGTCCAGAGTTTCTGGGGCGCCTTCGGCTGCGGTTGCTGGGCAGTCTGA
- a CDS encoding MFS transporter produces the protein MTTTPASAAEQPLASPMFRALWIATIVSNVGTWMHDVGAGWLMTSLSPDPLMVALVQAATTFPMFALALPAGALADIIDRRRLLIGAQLFGLVGAAGLAGITLAGFTTAWILLVFTALIAVGAAFSAPAFQAIVPELVPTKALQQAVALNSLGVNIARAIGPALGGVIIAASGPAAVFAVNALSVIGVIIVLVRWRRTIPERSLPAEHMIGAMRAGLRYAMRAPELQIVLVRSVGFFLFASGLWALLPIIARRDLGLGPAGYGGLLTFMGLGAIAGAMLMPRLRGRISVNMIALAASVMLAGAMATLATVTNFWSASAALFGAGLAWIAMMATLNGGAQATSPGWVKARALAIYLLIFQGSMAGGSALWGTVASRIGVPSTLGIAAGLLAAVALILAWRAPFDRTSTLDLAPSAHWPAPLVDGGVEHDSGPVLVTIEYTIAPEKVADFFDAMQDMQRIRRRDGAIHWGVYEDTAHPGTVIETFTVESWLEHLRQHDRVTNADRVYQDALAEFHIKETPPKVRHFVTRS, from the coding sequence ATGACCACGACACCCGCTTCCGCTGCGGAACAACCGCTGGCCAGCCCGATGTTCCGCGCCTTGTGGATTGCGACCATCGTATCCAACGTCGGCACCTGGATGCACGATGTCGGCGCGGGCTGGCTGATGACGTCGCTGTCACCCGATCCGTTGATGGTTGCGCTGGTGCAGGCAGCGACCACCTTTCCAATGTTCGCACTGGCGCTGCCCGCAGGTGCGCTCGCCGACATCATCGACCGCCGCCGCCTGCTGATCGGTGCGCAACTGTTCGGACTGGTCGGGGCCGCCGGGCTCGCCGGCATTACACTTGCGGGTTTCACGACCGCGTGGATTCTGCTCGTCTTCACGGCCCTGATTGCTGTCGGCGCGGCCTTTTCGGCCCCGGCATTTCAGGCGATCGTCCCCGAACTGGTGCCAACCAAGGCGTTGCAGCAGGCGGTTGCGCTCAACTCGCTGGGGGTCAACATTGCCCGCGCCATCGGCCCCGCACTGGGCGGTGTGATCATTGCCGCATCGGGCCCGGCCGCAGTCTTCGCGGTCAACGCCCTGTCGGTTATCGGCGTTATCATCGTGCTTGTCCGCTGGCGCCGCACGATCCCCGAACGCAGCCTGCCCGCCGAACATATGATCGGCGCCATGCGCGCAGGCCTGCGTTATGCCATGCGTGCCCCCGAACTCCAGATCGTGCTGGTCCGTTCCGTGGGCTTCTTTCTGTTCGCCAGCGGCCTGTGGGCGCTCCTGCCGATCATTGCACGGCGCGATCTCGGTCTGGGTCCGGCGGGCTATGGCGGGTTGCTGACTTTCATGGGCCTGGGCGCGATTGCCGGGGCGATGCTGATGCCCAGGCTGCGCGGCCGGATAAGCGTCAACATGATTGCGCTGGCGGCTTCTGTGATGCTGGCAGGGGCAATGGCGACGCTGGCGACAGTCACCAATTTCTGGTCGGCCTCTGCGGCGCTCTTCGGTGCGGGCCTCGCGTGGATTGCCATGATGGCGACGCTCAATGGCGGCGCACAGGCAACATCGCCCGGCTGGGTCAAGGCGCGCGCGCTCGCCATCTACCTCCTGATATTCCAGGGATCGATGGCGGGGGGCTCGGCACTCTGGGGCACGGTCGCCTCGCGGATCGGCGTGCCATCAACCCTGGGTATAGCGGCAGGACTGCTCGCAGCGGTCGCACTGATCCTCGCATGGCGCGCTCCCTTCGACCGCACCAGCACGCTCGATCTGGCCCCTTCGGCGCATTGGCCGGCACCGCTGGTGGACGGTGGGGTGGAACATGACAGCGGGCCGGTGCTGGTTACCATCGAATATACTATCGCCCCCGAGAAAGTCGCCGATTTCTTCGACGCGATGCAGGACATGCAGCGTATTCGCCGCCGTGACGGGGCAATCCATTGGGGCGTGTATGAAGACACCGCACACCCCGGAACTGTGATCGAGACTTTCACCGTCGAAAGCTGGCTTGAACATCTGCGCCAACATGATCGCGTGACCAACGCCGACCGCGTCTATCAGGATGCGCTGGCCGAATTCCACATAAAGGAAACCCCGCCAAAGGTCCGTCATTTCGTCACCCGCTCATGA
- a CDS encoding LysR family transcriptional regulator, whose protein sequence is MNNPGTPTLDQLRIFLAIVDTGSFAAAGRRLNRAVSVISYGISNLEAQLGLTLFEREGTRKPQVTAAGRALLAEARGISLGIDRLRAKVKGLLDGLEAEIDLAVDVMLPADRLGRVLRAFAKKFPTVQLHLHVEALGAITEMVLDRKAIVGISGPLAAGVEGVECVAAGAIVMVPVAAPDHPLGRMERIPPVAGRDYTQLVLTDRSRFTEGQDYSVMSPTTWRLADLGAKHALLREGVGWGNMPLPLIQSDLAAGTLVQLAMPDYPGGIYRFAGVWRRDTPPGPAASWLLEQFVELGRHDAEATGLPEL, encoded by the coding sequence GTGAACAACCCCGGCACGCCAACGCTCGATCAATTGCGTATCTTTCTCGCAATCGTGGACACAGGCAGCTTTGCAGCGGCGGGGCGCCGGCTTAATCGCGCGGTGTCGGTTATCAGCTATGGTATCTCCAACCTCGAAGCGCAGCTCGGACTGACGCTGTTCGAGCGTGAAGGAACGCGCAAGCCGCAGGTTACCGCGGCAGGCCGTGCGCTACTGGCAGAAGCGCGCGGGATATCGCTCGGCATCGACCGGCTGCGCGCCAAGGTCAAAGGTCTGCTTGACGGTCTCGAAGCCGAGATCGATCTGGCGGTTGATGTGATGCTGCCTGCTGACCGGCTGGGCAGGGTGTTGCGCGCTTTTGCCAAGAAGTTCCCGACCGTCCAGCTGCACCTGCATGTCGAAGCATTGGGGGCGATTACCGAGATGGTTCTCGATCGCAAGGCGATTGTCGGCATTTCGGGTCCGCTTGCAGCCGGGGTCGAAGGTGTCGAATGCGTGGCCGCCGGTGCCATTGTGATGGTGCCTGTTGCCGCGCCCGATCATCCATTGGGCCGGATGGAACGCATTCCGCCGGTTGCGGGGCGCGATTATACCCAGCTCGTGCTGACCGATCGATCGCGCTTCACCGAAGGACAGGACTATTCGGTGATGAGCCCCACGACATGGCGCCTTGCGGATCTGGGCGCCAAGCATGCCTTGCTGCGTGAAGGGGTCGGCTGGGGCAATATGCCACTGCCACTGATCCAGTCCGATCTGGCCGCAGGCACGCTGGTCCAGCTCGCTATGCCCGATTATCCCGGCGGCATCTATCGCTTTGCGGGCGTATGGCGGCGGGACACACCGCCCGGCCCTGCGGCCTCATGGCTTCTCGAACAGTTCGTTGAACTGGGGCGCCATGATGCCGAGGCCACCGGGTTGCCCGAACTGTAG
- a CDS encoding pirin family protein — MIELRPFDSLGGANHGWLDAKHHFSFADYHDPARTNWGNLRVWNDDTIAPQTGFPPHPHRDMEIITYVREGAITHEDSLGNKGRTEAGDVQVMSAGTGIRHSEYNLEDVTTKIFQIWIIPTRDAAAPQWGAKPFPKGERSGKFVTLASGFANDSDALPIRTDARVLGASLKAGETAEYPLGDGRRAYLVPATGAVQIDDIAVNARDGAAIRDVDMVRVTALKDSEIILVDTV; from the coding sequence ATGATCGAACTTCGTCCTTTCGACAGCCTCGGCGGCGCCAATCACGGCTGGCTCGACGCCAAGCATCATTTTTCCTTTGCGGACTATCACGATCCCGCGCGCACCAACTGGGGCAATCTGCGTGTCTGGAACGACGATACGATCGCGCCACAAACCGGCTTTCCGCCGCACCCGCACCGCGACATGGAAATCATCACGTATGTTCGTGAAGGCGCGATCACGCACGAGGACAGCCTCGGCAACAAGGGCCGCACCGAAGCCGGTGATGTGCAGGTGATGAGCGCCGGGACGGGCATTCGCCATTCGGAATACAATCTCGAAGATGTGACGACAAAGATTTTCCAGATCTGGATCATTCCGACCCGCGATGCCGCAGCCCCGCAATGGGGTGCCAAGCCTTTCCCGAAAGGGGAACGTTCGGGCAAGTTCGTCACTTTGGCGTCAGGCTTTGCAAACGACAGCGATGCCCTGCCGATCCGCACTGATGCGCGCGTCCTCGGCGCTTCGCTGAAAGCGGGGGAAACGGCCGAATACCCGCTGGGCGATGGTCGTCGCGCCTATCTCGTCCCGGCGACGGGTGCGGTGCAAATCGACGATATCGCCGTCAACGCCCGCGACGGTGCGGCAATCCGCGATGTGGACATGGTGCGCGTCACGGCGCTGAAAGACAGCGAAATCATCCTTGTCGACACCGTTTGA
- a CDS encoding TonB-dependent receptor has product MVNRVMRIALLVGTACGPAMVPGLAYAQEAGDGRASSGRLEEIIVTAQKQAENLQVVPVAVTALSKQALEDARVTNVRDLSALAPGLIVNGQSGSANLPAMQMRGITTGSTGLTVDAGITMYINNVYLGRANGSLFDLAEIERIEVLRGPQGTLFGRNSTGGAINILTKGPRGELAAKLDVSISNYAGRRLRARIDTPEWQGLSASLTYLHDEERGSVRNLTPGVAWDFTRRSNGHVGKIVSAKTLGMQNVDAVEAAVRFDNGGPLKLDYRFDYTDRKATQPGVQVLAFSEGSGGAAAKAIYAAQPALGGMNLVSTKRLGALANDMMSVNTLEVFGHSLTASLALSDTVEIKNIAAWRGFDEDVGGNDIGGGNALRDPSGSGQPYKILATVGGSPQKQRQFTNEFQITAKTRLLDIVAGAFYFVENADGIPSLFNQFSFTAIPNFDPAPRAVPYMATVARNRSIAAFMQGTLHITDRLDVTAGARITKDSRYYRDVTSAFPAGLAVKRKFKHTDWLATVTYRPTDNVMAYGKVSTGYIAGGIRSAIPFEPEELTSYEVGIKADLLDKRLRVNAAAYVSQYKNLQVTLFEKGVTFIENAGKANIKGLELEVTAAPTSYLTFGGNLAFTDFKYKEYIQVVGGVRKDVADSLIPTSRPRWTSQVFGQLSVPIENVGTASFRLDGTYRSTTRLTAKEAYASAALNDLVTLDAFWQVNARASLSDIDLGGAKAQVSFFVRNITDKKNLEFAADVGSVIVGFFRQPRTYGLDMTIEF; this is encoded by the coding sequence ATGGTAAATCGTGTCATGCGTATCGCTCTGCTCGTGGGCACGGCATGTGGGCCTGCGATGGTGCCTGGTCTGGCTTATGCGCAGGAGGCAGGGGATGGGCGCGCCAGTTCGGGGCGCCTTGAGGAAATAATTGTCACCGCGCAAAAGCAGGCCGAAAATTTGCAGGTCGTGCCGGTCGCGGTGACCGCCCTGTCCAAGCAGGCGCTTGAAGATGCGCGGGTCACGAATGTGCGCGATCTGTCGGCACTTGCCCCCGGGCTGATTGTCAACGGGCAGTCGGGCAGCGCCAATCTGCCAGCGATGCAGATGCGCGGCATTACAACCGGTTCCACCGGGCTGACGGTCGATGCGGGCATCACCATGTATATCAACAATGTCTATCTCGGCCGGGCCAATGGTTCGTTGTTCGATCTTGCCGAGATCGAACGTATCGAAGTGCTTCGCGGGCCGCAGGGGACGCTGTTCGGCCGCAATTCCACGGGCGGCGCGATCAATATCCTCACCAAGGGGCCGCGTGGCGAATTGGCGGCCAAGCTGGATGTATCGATCAGTAATTATGCGGGCCGCCGCCTGCGCGCGCGCATTGATACGCCCGAATGGCAGGGCCTGTCCGCATCGCTGACCTATTTGCACGATGAAGAGCGCGGTTCGGTGCGCAATCTGACCCCCGGTGTCGCATGGGATTTTACCCGGCGTTCGAACGGCCATGTCGGCAAGATCGTATCGGCAAAGACACTCGGGATGCAGAATGTCGATGCGGTTGAAGCGGCGGTGCGGTTCGATAACGGCGGCCCGCTGAAGCTCGATTATCGTTTCGATTATACCGACCGCAAGGCAACGCAACCCGGCGTCCAGGTTCTGGCTTTCAGCGAAGGTTCGGGCGGCGCAGCGGCCAAAGCGATCTATGCGGCCCAGCCCGCGCTTGGCGGCATGAATCTGGTCAGCACCAAACGTCTTGGTGCACTGGCCAACGATATGATGTCCGTGAACACGCTGGAAGTGTTCGGCCACAGTCTTACCGCAAGCCTGGCCTTGTCGGACACGGTCGAGATCAAGAATATTGCGGCCTGGCGCGGCTTTGACGAAGATGTTGGCGGCAATGATATCGGCGGCGGCAATGCCTTGCGCGATCCGTCCGGCAGCGGGCAACCATACAAAATTCTCGCGACAGTCGGCGGATCGCCGCAAAAACAACGGCAGTTCACCAACGAATTCCAGATCACGGCCAAGACCCGTCTGCTGGATATCGTCGCAGGTGCCTTCTATTTCGTGGAAAATGCCGATGGTATTCCTTCGCTGTTCAACCAGTTTTCCTTCACCGCCATCCCCAACTTTGATCCTGCGCCGCGTGCCGTGCCCTATATGGCAACGGTGGCGCGCAACCGGTCGATCGCGGCCTTCATGCAGGGGACGCTGCACATCACGGATCGGCTCGATGTCACGGCTGGCGCACGCATTACCAAGGATTCCCGCTATTACCGCGACGTAACTTCGGCATTTCCCGCTGGCCTTGCCGTCAAACGGAAGTTCAAGCACACCGACTGGCTGGCCACCGTCACCTATCGCCCAACCGACAATGTCATGGCCTATGGCAAGGTTTCCACCGGCTATATCGCGGGGGGTATCCGCAGCGCCATTCCGTTCGAGCCGGAAGAGCTGACCTCTTACGAAGTCGGGATCAAGGCCGACCTTCTGGACAAGCGACTGCGGGTTAACGCGGCCGCCTATGTTTCACAGTACAAAAACCTGCAGGTCACCCTGTTCGAGAAGGGCGTCACCTTTATTGAAAATGCCGGCAAGGCCAACATCAAGGGCCTTGAACTCGAAGTCACGGCCGCACCCACATCCTATCTGACGTTCGGCGGCAACCTTGCCTTCACGGATTTCAAGTACAAGGAATACATACAGGTTGTGGGCGGCGTCAGGAAAGACGTGGCCGACAGCCTTATCCCGACCAGCCGGCCGCGCTGGACCAGCCAGGTGTTCGGCCAGTTGAGCGTGCCGATCGAGAATGTCGGGACGGCTTCCTTCAGACTGGACGGGACCTACCGCAGTACGACCCGGCTCACGGCAAAGGAGGCCTATGCCAGCGCAGCGCTCAACGATCTCGTGACTCTCGATGCGTTCTGGCAGGTGAACGCGAGGGCATCGTTGAGTGACATCGATCTGGGCGGGGCCAAGGCGCAGGTTTCGTTCTTCGTGCGCAATATAACGGACAAGAAGAACCTGGAATTTGCGGCGGACGTGGGGTCCGTTATCGTCGGCTTCTTCCGTCAGCCGCGAACCTATGGTCTGGATATGACCATCGAATTCTAG